From the Xiphophorus hellerii strain 12219 chromosome 20, Xiphophorus_hellerii-4.1, whole genome shotgun sequence genome, the window aggagttagcctagcAGCAAAGCTATTCAGGCCGAAATAGCATCTCAGTGCTAAACAcgtagcagctaatgctaatgttagcgtcctCACATTTCCAAAGAAGCTGCATGAATGATCAGGGcttcctgcactgcaaaaacaaaatattaccaagtatttttgtagATTAAACGCGTCATTACagtagaaataagacaaaacaaacttacagtaacttttcagcaagatattgaTAAAGTACTAATTCCAATTATAGATTATTTCACCCTATAAGCGAAATAATCATCCAGTAGAACAAGTTCTTtttgtgagattttgtgtttttgcagtgaaacacTGGAAAGACTTTGGTCAAATCTGAAGAACCAGaggaacagaataaaaaatataaatatttgatgCAGAGTTCATGTGTCTATTTACGCAATAATTTAACTGcaaatgattgtttttaatttaacatgttgcttattttatgtagtttgattcaaatgtgattaaatgtgaataattaattacagaccctgaaattaaattgattaaaaattttagttttgtcCCACCATCAGTAGActtacgtgtgtgtgtgtgtgtgtgtgtgcaggcatgtgtattagtgtgtgtgtgcatatgtgttgacgtgtgtgtgtgtgtgtgtaaatcaACTCCAAACAGCTTCAGATTTAAACGGTCTCTATTTACTTTATACACCATAAATAAATATCCGCTCCATCAGCCTCCAGTCAGGACCAACATGGCCgccggttgccatggagacagcAGGCCTCTACTCCCCGGGGTTGGGCGGGCCCTCGGCGTCCTCTGCGCCCGGACCCGACATCTGCATGAAGAGCTGGCGCAGctcagtgatgtcatcatccaGCGGCGGTGCGGCGCGCTGCTCGCGCTCCTCGATGAAGTCCCAAAGCCGGACCCTGTTCATGAACTGGACacacagaaccgggtcagaaccgcaGGCAGCGCAGGGCCAGGGGATAAGGGGAGTAGTGGGTTCTGACCCGGACGTTTCCCTCGGAGCCCAGCTGCTTCCGGGGTCGATCCGGTTCCGGTCGGGTTCCGTCCGGGTAGGCGTGGAGGTACAGGCAGTTTCCCCCGAAGGGACAGGAGCCGCGGCCCTGGTCGAAGTATTTACAGGCCTTCTTACTGCAAACACAGAGGAGTCAGGACGCACTCCGATTGGCCGACagccagggggcggggcttacaCAGGAAGTTACCTCACGCCCGACTTGAAGAGCTCGATCAGCTGATCCTTCTCTTCCTGGTCCTCGACCCAATAGACGGATGGGATGACGAACTCCGAGATGATCCGACACTCCGGACAGGACCTGGAGGGAGAGCCGGGTCAGAACCACTGAGAGGGGCAACCGGGTCGGTACCAGAATCAGAAGCAATAGAAACACATACAGGTGTCTCTACAGAACCCTCATCTCTCTCTAttttctctggttctggtctccGGTACCAGAACCGGGCCGAACTCACTTGATGATCTTGTTGCAGAAGTTGCTGGTTCCACGCCACTGGCGGATGCAGTTGAGGCAGAAGGTGTGGCAGCAGGAGGACAGGATGCCGAACCGCCGCTCCGACGGCGCCGCCTTCTGGACCACCACCTCCATGCAGATGGAGCACACCTGCACAGGTACAGCGCGGTCAGGACGCTGTCGTCACGGCAACCGGCACAGAGACTCGCCTCACCCACCTTGTTCTGGCTGAGCTGGGCTGCGAACGCCTTCTCCATGTCGGCCTCGAAGGCCAGCAGGCACACCTGGAGAGAGACTGGGTCAGGTACCAGAACCAGGACCCGGTCCGACAGGTACTGGTACCAGGACCCGGTCCGACAGATACCAGAACCAAGATCCGGTTCGATAGGTACCAGGACCAGGACCCGGTCCAACAGCTACTGGTACCAGGACCCGGTCCGACAGATACCAGAACCAAGATCCGGTCCGACAAGTACCAGGACCCGGTCCGACAGGTACCGGTACTAGGACCCGGTCGGTGCTCACTTTCTCATGAGCTCTCCTCTGCTCCGGGTCGTGGGGGTGGAGCACCTGCAGCCGACACACCTCACACAGGTCGCCATGGAGATATGGGCAGCTGTCGCCATAGAAACAGTGTCCGGCGGCGGCGTACGGACAGAGCTGATAGGCTCCGCCCACCGCGTGAGGCTCTGCAGGGAGAAGGTTAGGTAAACAGGAAGTTGTCATCAGCCGATCGGATGGCTCTATTCGGGACCCACCTGGTTCTGGAGCCGACCCGTCCAGCCCGGTTCTGATAGCTTCCACATAGGACTGCGGAGCGGCCGCCGCCTCCGGTACAGCCGAGGTCGGACCGTCTGACAGGCCGCCAAAGGTCCGGTCGCCGCACAGTGCTGAGGAAGAAGAAGGGGCGTAGTCACACACCGAACAGCACACCTGGACTCACCTGTCCAACACCTGAACCCGACCCACAAGCAAACCATGGTACCATCAGAACCTAGGAGTTACCAGAT encodes:
- the LOC116709827 gene encoding probable E3 ubiquitin-protein ligase makorin-2, encoding MSTKQVTCRYFLHGVCREGSNCLFSHDLNNSKPSTICKYYQRGTCAYGERCRYDHVKHSMRGGGGGASADTAGAGRGVRGEGKKPLVLKDRALCGDRTFGGLSDGPTSAVPEAAAAPQSYVEAIRTGLDGSAPEPEPHAVGGAYQLCPYAAAGHCFYGDSCPYLHGDLCEVCRLQVLHPHDPEQRRAHEKVCLLAFEADMEKAFAAQLSQNKVCSICMEVVVQKAAPSERRFGILSSCCHTFCLNCIRQWRGTSNFCNKIIKSCPECRIISEFVIPSVYWVEDQEEKDQLIELFKSGVSKKACKYFDQGRGSCPFGGNCLYLHAYPDGTRPEPDRPRKQLGSEGNVRFMNRVRLWDFIEEREQRAAPPLDDDITELRQLFMQMSGPGAEDAEGPPNPGE